The genomic region ATACTGTAGCAACCACGATAATAATGTAAAAGTTACAATTACAACTATTAACTGTCCTAACGCAGATTGCTGAGCATACTTACTTTTTAAGTTATCTATAAAATCCATTAATCCCAGCGGTATTTGTCCATGCTATTTCTTTTCCAGTACCAGGTAATTATAAACCCTACAATGGCACCACCTACATGAGCAGCATGACCTATATTATCTTGTACTCCTGTAATGCCTAAAGTAGCAATAGTTTCATAAGCAAAATAGGCACCTATCAACCATTTAGCCGCAATAGGAAAAGGAATAAATAGAATTTGTAATTTCACATTAGGATATAAAAAAGCAAATCCTGCAAGTACACCAAAGGTGCATCCACTCGCTCCTACCATTACACCCCAAAAATTAGGATCACTCACTGTACCAAAAAGTTGTTGATTCACAATAGCCTGTGATGCACCAGCCTCTATGGCCTCGCTAGACCATGTTACATACTCGTAGTAATCTATTCCTGTAGTTAATAAATAAGCTCCTATTCCTGAGCTTAAGTAAAAAAATATAAACTTATTGTTTCCCATCCAGCGTTCTAGTGGTGGACCGAAGATTGCGAGAACATACATATTCATTAAAATATGCAAAAAATTAGCTGAATCGTGCATAAACATATGCGTGATAGGTTGCCAGAAATGAAATCTCGGATCTTCAAAAAAATGAAGAGCAAACGTATCATATAAACCTGGCGCAATAAAAACTGTCCCTATATAAAAAACGACATTAAGAATAATAATGCCTTTTACTACAGGTGTCATGTTACTAAACATACTAGTTAAACTTTAAATTTAGGCTTTCGCCTGTGATATTTATGAACACCTTTTTTCCTTGAGCGGTAAGTTCTGACTCTTTACAAGCAAATAATTCATCCACAAGGTTCTCCATTGCCTCTTGACTCATCGATTCTCCACTTCTTATGGCCATACCTCTAGCCATGGTTGCTGCTAGACGATCTGATTGAGAAAAACTCTCTTTGGGTAGATCTAGTTCACTATCTCTTATAATAGTCTCTAGAACTTCTGGCACATGTTTTTCTTTTAATTGAATAGGTAAACCAACTATTTCAACAACATTATTTGCTAATGTTTTAAAGATAAAACCTGTCTGCTCTAGCTGGTCTTGTAATTGTGTTAAAATAGACACTTCGTCTACAGGTAAATTAAGCCTCAAAGGGAATAAAAGTTGTTGACTAGTGCCTCTTTGTACAGTAATATGCTTTAATAATTGCTCATACAGCACGCGCTCATGAGCTCTATTTTGATGTATTACTAGCATACCACTCTTTAATGTGCTGATAATGAATTTGCGCTGTAATTGAAAAATATTGCGAGTTACTTTCTCTTCCTCAAACATTGATGTCGTCATTGATACCTCTTCAGTCTCATCCTGCAAGGTTGAAGATTCGTCTAATCCAGCATATAAGGATTCCCATGCTTGTGGTGCTGGTTTACTATAGGATGGTGACGGCTTGCTAGAATTAGAAGTATCTGAACTTGAGAACGGATTAAAATCTGGATTCACCTCAATTTTAGGACTACTCGTATTCTTTTTAGTGTACTCATAAGGAACCTCATACTGAGGTTCTTTATCAAAATCAATTGCATTAATACTAAATTGACCTAGAGCGTGTTTTACGCTTGCTCTAACTATAGCATATAAGCTATGCTCATCATCAAATTTGACCTCGGTTTTTGTAGGGTGAATATTAATATCAACACTATCCTTAGGGACATCTAGGAATAAGAAATAGGTCGGATTGTTTTTTTCTTTAAGCAAGCCTTCAAATGCACTAGTCACTGCATGATGTAAGTAGTTATGCTTGATAAATCGATCATTAACAAAAAAGTATTGTAATCCCTTAGTTTTACGAGCAAACTCTGGTTTACCAACAAAACCAGTAATTTTCACGAGTTCTGTTTCTTCTTCTACAGGAACTAACTTTTCGTTAGTCTTTGCTCCCATTATATTTACAATACGCTGTCTATAATTACTTATGGGTAAATTAAACAGCTCTGTGTCATTACTAGAAAATTTGAGACCTACTTGTGGATGTGCCATGGCGACACGATGAAACTCATCAGTAATGTTGCGTAATTCTACATTATCAGATTTTAAAAATTTACGTCTTGCAGGTACATTATAAAATAAATTGCGCACGCTAATCATAGTACCCTTTGTAGTGACTACTGGCTCTTGATTAACTACATTACTACCTTCTATCTCTAGAATAGTCCCTAGATCATCTTCTTCCCTTTTTGTTTTTAAAGAAACATGTGCAATTGCCGCCACAGAAGCGAGTGCTTCACCACGGAAACCTTTAGTATGTAAATTAAAAAGATCATTTGCATTAGTTATTTTTGAAGTAGCATGTCTTTCAAATGCCATACGAGCATCTGTCATACTCATACCTTTACCGTCATCAATAACTTGTATAAGCGTTTTACCTGCATCTTTAATAATTAAAGAAATTTGTGTAGCACCAGCATCAATAGCATTTTCTAGTAATTCCTTTACCACACTGGCAGGTCGTTGTACAACTTCTCCAGCCGCGATCTGGTTAGCCACGTGATCGGGCAATAATCTTATAATGTCTGACATGAAGTCAATCTAAAATTTAAATATGGATAAATCAAAATCAATTAACCATAGAAAAACTAATACAAGCACCGCTATAATAATATATAAGCGTCTTTTCACACTGGCGTCTACACCTTGCTTATAATCACTCATCGCTGTATTAAATCTATTTTTTAAACCACCAGCATCTATTGTTGATCGGTGTTCATCAAATTTATGTTTAATTTCAAACGGTCGTGTTCCTTCCTCTTGCTTATAAAAGCGAGGTTCATAACTGTACTTTTTATTTTTGCGACGTGTTAGAATTCCCATAATCATGGTTTATTACAAAGTTAATAAATATGCTCTACTACTTACGTCAAACACCATACCGACTATCAACAATGTGATTATTATTTACAAAATTGTAGTTTAAGTACCTATTATGTTTAAAATTTACGCTTTCACGAAAGCGTAATAATCAACAAATCAAGCTATTCTATAATCCTGTAATCATTTTGTGATGATTAGGCATTATATTTAAGGATTCCAATAAAGACACCTATTATAATGACTCTTACCAACCCTATTAAAAATGCATTTCAATATGCTATCGCTTTTTTTATCATCTGTTTTAGCACGCTATCTTTTTCTCAAGATTCCTACCCTATAGATTTTCAAGGGGATATCATTACCATGGATTCTAATATTGATAATTTTCAATGGTCACAGTTTCCACAAAACAGTATTCTTAAAAACAATTACACAGGCTGGTTACAATTTGCTCAAACTCCTACTTACACAATCCAACAAGATTTAAAAGCAGCGGGAATTACCCTTGAATCCTACATACCGCATAAAACATATGCTTTTACAGCGTCACAAGAAGTAAACCCATTAGTTCTAAAACAAAAAGGTGTTATTACAATACTACCTTATGATAACCGAATGAAATTATCACATGACCTCAAAAATGAAACTATTGGTGAATGGGCATTGCGTGGTGATAAAGTCCTTATTCAAATTCAATACTTTAAAAACATTACGTTAGATGAGATAAGTGTTCTCTTAAAAAATGATGATCTAGAGATTTTAGAAATTTTCACTACTGGTCATGTCGCGATGTTAGCTATAGACATAGACCGTATTGATGAGATTGCCTCGCGTAATTATGTTCAATATATGGACGTAATTACACCACCATCTATTAAAGAAGATACTGATGGAAGAGGTCTACATAGATCTAATAGTCTAGACACCCAACAGGTAGGTGGACGCAATTATACTGGTGCAGGAATAGGCGTACTAGTAAGAGATGACGGAATTGTAGGACCTCATATAGATTTTGAAGGACGTATTGATAACTCTCAAGCAAGCGGTACAGGACAAACTCATGGCGATGGTGTTGCAGGCATTTTAGCAGGTGCCGGAAACCTCAACCCTGAAAATCGTGGTATGGCAGCTGGATCAGATGTGTATATATCCAACTATGCATCTTCATTTCTAGACCTTTCAACTACATCACTTATTAATAATGGTAGCGTGCAAATTACTAATTCATCTTATGGAAACGGTTGTAATGCAGGTTACACGATCACTGCAAATACTGTAGATTCCCAAATTAATAATACACCGTCGCTCTTACATGTTTTCTCTGCTGGAAATTCTAATGGATCTGATTGTGGATATGGTGCTGGCGGTCAATGGGGAAATATTACTGGTGGACATAAACAAGGTAAAAATGTTATTGCAACCGCAAATGTGAATGATGACGGCAGTCTTGCTGGCAGCAGTAGTAATGGACCTGCCACAGATGGACGTATTAAACCAGATATCACTGCTCACGGACAAGGTCATATCTCTACTGATGAAGATAATGGTTACTTATCATTTGGTGGGACATCAGGTGCAGCTCCTGGTATAGCTGGTGTAGCAGCACAATTATATGATGCATATCAAACCATAGCTAATGGTATTTTACCTGAGTCTGCCTTAATAAAAGCGATTATGCTTAATACCGCAAATGACGTAGGAAATACGGGTCCAGATTTTCAATATGGTTGGGGAATTGTTAACGGATTAAGAGCCGTAAAGACCATTGAAAATCGCAATTTCTTTAGTAGAACGGTATCACAAGGTACATCACAAAATCGTATTATTCCTGTACCACAAAATACATCTCAAGTAAGAATCATGCTATACTGGAATGATCCAGCCGCCGCTACTGGTGCTTCCACAGCTCTAGTAAACGACCTAGATTTAATTGTAAACGATCCAGCTGGTACAATTTACAATCCTTGGGTATTAAATAGTAACCCTAATGCGGTAACTCTTAATGCACCTGCTACTACTGGTGTAGATAGGCTTAATAATATGGAACAAGTAGTAATAGACAACCCTATAGCAGGAGATTATACTGTAGATATTACCGGTTTTAATATCCCTATGGGTATTCAAAAATTTTATGTGGTTTATGAAATCATAGAAGATCAACTAACCATTACATATCCTAACGGTGGTGAATCCCTAACTCCTAATAGTACTGAGTTTATACAATGGGATGCAACTAACACAAGTGGTAATCTTACACT from Nonlabens arenilitoris harbors:
- a CDS encoding S8 family serine peptidase — translated: MTLTNPIKNAFQYAIAFFIICFSTLSFSQDSYPIDFQGDIITMDSNIDNFQWSQFPQNSILKNNYTGWLQFAQTPTYTIQQDLKAAGITLESYIPHKTYAFTASQEVNPLVLKQKGVITILPYDNRMKLSHDLKNETIGEWALRGDKVLIQIQYFKNITLDEISVLLKNDDLEILEIFTTGHVAMLAIDIDRIDEIASRNYVQYMDVITPPSIKEDTDGRGLHRSNSLDTQQVGGRNYTGAGIGVLVRDDGIVGPHIDFEGRIDNSQASGTGQTHGDGVAGILAGAGNLNPENRGMAAGSDVYISNYASSFLDLSTTSLINNGSVQITNSSYGNGCNAGYTITANTVDSQINNTPSLLHVFSAGNSNGSDCGYGAGGQWGNITGGHKQGKNVIATANVNDDGSLAGSSSNGPATDGRIKPDITAHGQGHISTDEDNGYLSFGGTSGAAPGIAGVAAQLYDAYQTIANGILPESALIKAIMLNTANDVGNTGPDFQYGWGIVNGLRAVKTIENRNFFSRTVSQGTSQNRIIPVPQNTSQVRIMLYWNDPAAATGASTALVNDLDLIVNDPAGTIYNPWVLNSNPNAVTLNAPATTGVDRLNNMEQVVIDNPIAGDYTVDITGFNIPMGIQKFYVVYEIIEDQLTITYPNGGESLTPNSTEFIQWDATNTSGNLTLEYSIDNGISWNSITTVNNTALLYEWTVPNDISGQCIVRISDSNGNTDSSDNPFSIAQRVTGLSITQVCPTYINVSWNALPGATSYDIYTLGQQFMEVNGSSSTLSYSIPITNISDAQWIAISANGGNGWTSLRTNAIEYDGGGLINCSLSNDLTVSSILNTAADFQTICNPGPIIISANIENLGSQDQSNFLISYQINNDAIVQETYNGTLNAGASILYNFNSPATVTNNGAGTLRVWVSLNNDEQLVNDEKVFDYFATATSESLDIAEPFDVNGVLPTGWILDNPDNTITWTEELNIIGSNGNPTTAAFVDGANYNSRGQSDSFTTNYYDLNFNGTATLTFDLAKAQWSTTYNDGLRVELSTDCGSTFNQIYFKDGLTLATVPYINSTWTPTTAADWRQESIDLSAYIGNDIVLRFVNLNDYSNSTFIDNIALNSTLSNEENTLANLVQMYPNPTSTIVSIQIDSSINDTIDIQIMNSLGQIIDEINQAVDANTTIIDVNNYQSGLYFVNIAAGNLQTTKKLIIK
- a CDS encoding rhomboid family intramembrane serine protease yields the protein MFSNMTPVVKGIIILNVVFYIGTVFIAPGLYDTFALHFFEDPRFHFWQPITHMFMHDSANFLHILMNMYVLAIFGPPLERWMGNNKFIFFYLSSGIGAYLLTTGIDYYEYVTWSSEAIEAGASQAIVNQQLFGTVSDPNFWGVMVGASGCTFGVLAGFAFLYPNVKLQILFIPFPIAAKWLIGAYFAYETIATLGITGVQDNIGHAAHVGGAIVGFIITWYWKRNSMDKYRWD
- the mutL gene encoding DNA mismatch repair endonuclease MutL produces the protein MSDIIRLLPDHVANQIAAGEVVQRPASVVKELLENAIDAGATQISLIIKDAGKTLIQVIDDGKGMSMTDARMAFERHATSKITNANDLFNLHTKGFRGEALASVAAIAHVSLKTKREEDDLGTILEIEGSNVVNQEPVVTTKGTMISVRNLFYNVPARRKFLKSDNVELRNITDEFHRVAMAHPQVGLKFSSNDTELFNLPISNYRQRIVNIMGAKTNEKLVPVEEETELVKITGFVGKPEFARKTKGLQYFFVNDRFIKHNYLHHAVTSAFEGLLKEKNNPTYFLFLDVPKDSVDINIHPTKTEVKFDDEHSLYAIVRASVKHALGQFSINAIDFDKEPQYEVPYEYTKKNTSSPKIEVNPDFNPFSSSDTSNSSKPSPSYSKPAPQAWESLYAGLDESSTLQDETEEVSMTTSMFEEEKVTRNIFQLQRKFIISTLKSGMLVIHQNRAHERVLYEQLLKHITVQRGTSQQLLFPLRLNLPVDEVSILTQLQDQLEQTGFIFKTLANNVVEIVGLPIQLKEKHVPEVLETIIRDSELDLPKESFSQSDRLAATMARGMAIRSGESMSQEAMENLVDELFACKESELTAQGKKVFINITGESLNLKFN
- a CDS encoding riboflavin synthase subunit beta — encoded protein: MGILTRRKNKKYSYEPRFYKQEEGTRPFEIKHKFDEHRSTIDAGGLKNRFNTAMSDYKQGVDASVKRRLYIIIAVLVLVFLWLIDFDLSIFKF